The Octadecabacter arcticus 238 genome contains a region encoding:
- a CDS encoding NADPH-dependent FMN reductase — MTYLLGLSGSLRRDSTNTKLMRAAAASFGGDLQIANLRLPLYDGDLEQADGIPADVQTLADQIKGARAVIISTPEYNKSISGVLKNALDWVSRTKGAPWSAKPVAIMSATGGRSGGERTQTALRACMMPFRPLILQGPEMLLAASSDQFDSDGKLISEHYQKTLDDLMAALRDIS; from the coding sequence ATGACTTATCTTCTCGGACTATCTGGATCACTGCGCCGCGATTCGACGAACACCAAATTGATGCGCGCGGCGGCGGCATCTTTTGGCGGTGATCTGCAGATCGCCAACTTGCGTCTGCCGCTTTACGATGGGGATCTGGAACAGGCTGATGGTATTCCAGCGGATGTGCAGACCTTAGCGGATCAGATCAAAGGGGCGCGGGCCGTTATCATTTCCACCCCAGAGTACAACAAATCCATTTCGGGCGTTTTAAAGAATGCGCTGGATTGGGTCAGCCGCACCAAAGGCGCACCGTGGTCGGCCAAGCCCGTCGCGATCATGTCCGCGACGGGTGGGCGGTCCGGCGGTGAGCGGACTCAGACCGCATTGCGCGCCTGCATGATGCCGTTTCGCCCGTTGATTTTGCAGGGCCCTGAAATGTTGCTCGCCGCGAGTTCCGATCAATTCGATTCAGACGGCAAACTCATCAGCGAGCACTACCAAAAGACACTAGATGATCTGATGGCAGCGTTGCGCGATATCTCCTAA
- a CDS encoding DMT family transporter: MTTQNIRLGIMLMIATTFVFAMQDGISRHLAGQYNVMMIVTIRYWFFAAFVIALARRQVGSVRKAAATTQPVLQIFRGLLLASEICVMVFGFVLLGLVEAHAIFTCYPLLIAALSGPILGEQVGWRRWAAIGIGFIGVLIILKPGFTVFSPAAAIPLLAAFMFALYGLLTRYAARRDSTATSFFWTGVVGAVALTPLGLWMWEPMAGPDWLWMAALCITGVTGHWLLIKTYEVAEASAVQPFAYLQLVFASSIGLTVFNETLSPNVAIGAGLVVSAGMFTLWRARRAA; encoded by the coding sequence GTGACCACCCAAAACATCCGCCTCGGCATCATGTTGATGATCGCCACGACATTCGTGTTTGCCATGCAAGACGGGATCAGCCGCCATTTGGCGGGGCAATATAATGTTATGATGATCGTCACCATTCGTTACTGGTTCTTTGCGGCCTTCGTCATCGCTCTTGCGCGGCGGCAAGTCGGGTCTGTGCGCAAAGCGGCGGCCACGACACAACCTGTATTGCAAATCTTTCGCGGGCTGCTTTTGGCGTCAGAGATTTGCGTCATGGTGTTTGGGTTCGTGTTGCTGGGCTTGGTTGAGGCCCACGCGATATTTACCTGCTACCCCCTGTTGATCGCCGCGTTGTCTGGCCCGATCTTGGGTGAGCAAGTCGGCTGGCGACGGTGGGCGGCAATCGGGATCGGGTTCATCGGCGTCTTGATTATCCTGAAGCCCGGTTTCACGGTGTTCAGCCCAGCAGCGGCGATCCCGCTTTTGGCGGCATTCATGTTTGCGCTTTATGGATTGCTGACCCGATACGCGGCGCGACGCGACAGCACAGCGACGTCATTCTTTTGGACGGGTGTCGTAGGGGCGGTGGCGCTGACCCCGTTGGGGCTGTGGATGTGGGAACCGATGGCGGGACCCGATTGGTTGTGGATGGCCGCGTTATGCATCACCGGCGTGACGGGGCATTGGTTGCTGATAAAAACCTATGAAGTCGCCGAAGCCAGCGCCGTCCAGCCCTTTGCCTATTTGCAATTGGTGTTTGCCAGCTCCATCGGTCTAACCGTCTTTAATGAGACCTTGTCCCCGAACGTGGCGATTGGCGCGGGGTTGGTTGTGTCCGCAGGCATGTTCACACTGTGGCGGGCGCGACGCGCGGCCTAG
- a CDS encoding VOC family protein — protein sequence MPNLTSLDHLVLTVRSINKTTAFYRTVLGMTLDQFKVADGSTRIALKFGQQKINLHQTGAEFDPKAAHPLSGSGDLCFLSDTPIADWVTHFVALDVPIEDGPIPRTGATGPIMSIYIRDPDGNLIEIANPV from the coding sequence GTGCCCAATCTCACCTCTTTAGATCATCTTGTCCTGACGGTAAGGTCAATCAACAAAACTACAGCGTTTTACCGGACCGTTTTGGGCATGACGCTGGATCAATTTAAGGTCGCAGACGGCTCAACCAGAATCGCCTTAAAATTCGGTCAGCAGAAAATCAACTTGCACCAAACTGGCGCTGAATTTGACCCCAAAGCGGCACATCCGCTGTCTGGAAGTGGCGACCTTTGTTTTCTTAGCGACACGCCCATCGCAGATTGGGTCACGCATTTCGTCGCGTTGGACGTGCCAATTGAAGACGGCCCCATCCCGCGCACTGGCGCGACGGGGCCAATCATGTCGATTTACATCCGCGACCCCGATGGCAACCTGATCGAAATCGCCAATCCAGTTTAG
- a CDS encoding transglycosylase SLT domain-containing protein → MLASPATAKNVSNSDATSPFSRALTLLANGDADGAYDSLADRSAVEQDLLEWMQLRDTGTDFTFSSYTAFLERRSEWPGNDAIRANAERVIDETIPNDDVLTFFDGSGAETGQGAVAYANALIADGRRDAAEAMLVDLWLTSAFTTASHQAIVNAFADVVAPHHFARADMLLWRWRTSDVANVVPLLDAGQQALIRARLANINRDSDIEAREDLIPDRLQDTPGLHYDRFNRFVDRGDWTQASIILTAQSNSAERLGIPWRWGSWRRILARWHMRKGNIDVAYRFATQHFIQPDEDNYSDLEWLAGYIALTHMKDYDAALVHFQRFDDSVSSPISKGRAGYWLGRAHEGLGNADAAITAFRMGAQHQTSFYGLLSAEKLGLTLSADIVGGEDFGDWRSIPMLNADLVRAGLALLDAGERGLAVLFFRDAAAGMTRQEIGQLGALFMDLGDPFYTVLIAKTAVQGDLLVQDAYFPVHPMADLDLPVEPALALAIARQESEFRTDAGSSVGALGLMQLMPATAQEVAGWLDMPYSLSRLTTDWAYNTTLGSEYLAYLTREFGNSPVMIAASYNAGPSRPKSWITERGDPRLSVLNPDPVDVIDWIEHIPFRETRNYVMRVTEGIPVYRARLTGQIGPVRFMDILVGEAPVIRPVARPSRTVDAILEAAPTQLRPPVRRAGEVEPVPPTGPQPTRPVARAND, encoded by the coding sequence TTGTTGGCATCCCCTGCAACAGCGAAGAATGTCTCTAATTCAGACGCTACATCGCCGTTCTCGCGCGCGCTTACCTTGTTGGCGAACGGTGACGCTGACGGGGCCTATGACAGCCTCGCCGATCGTTCGGCGGTGGAACAAGATTTGCTTGAATGGATGCAGCTTCGCGACACAGGCACCGACTTTACGTTCTCCAGCTACACAGCCTTTCTGGAACGGCGTTCCGAGTGGCCCGGCAATGATGCGATCCGCGCCAATGCAGAACGCGTGATTGATGAAACGATTCCCAATGATGATGTTTTGACGTTCTTTGACGGATCGGGTGCCGAAACTGGACAGGGCGCTGTCGCATATGCCAACGCCCTGATAGCGGATGGCCGCCGCGATGCGGCCGAAGCGATGCTGGTCGATTTGTGGCTCACCTCAGCCTTCACAACGGCCTCTCACCAAGCGATCGTCAATGCGTTTGCCGATGTCGTGGCCCCGCACCATTTTGCGCGCGCTGACATGTTGCTGTGGCGTTGGCGCACCAGCGATGTGGCCAATGTTGTACCGCTGCTGGACGCAGGCCAACAGGCCCTGATCCGCGCGCGCCTTGCGAACATCAATCGCGACAGCGATATTGAGGCGCGGGAAGACCTGATACCAGACCGCCTGCAAGACACCCCCGGCCTGCACTATGATCGGTTCAACCGGTTTGTGGATCGGGGTGACTGGACCCAAGCAAGCATCATCCTCACCGCGCAATCCAACAGCGCCGAACGTCTTGGTATTCCTTGGCGTTGGGGGTCATGGCGGCGCATCCTTGCGCGTTGGCACATGCGCAAAGGCAACATCGACGTGGCCTACCGCTTTGCCACGCAGCACTTTATCCAACCGGATGAGGACAATTACAGCGATCTTGAATGGCTGGCGGGCTACATCGCACTGACCCACATGAAAGACTACGACGCCGCGCTGGTGCATTTCCAGCGCTTTGACGACTCTGTGTCGTCCCCGATTTCCAAGGGCCGTGCGGGCTATTGGCTTGGCCGCGCTCATGAGGGTTTAGGCAACGCCGACGCCGCAATTACCGCGTTTCGAATGGGTGCGCAGCACCAGACCTCATTTTATGGATTGCTGTCGGCCGAAAAACTCGGCCTGACGTTGAGCGCCGACATCGTGGGTGGCGAAGATTTTGGTGACTGGCGCAGCATCCCGATGCTCAATGCCGACTTGGTCCGCGCTGGACTGGCCTTGCTTGATGCAGGCGAACGTGGCCTGGCCGTGTTGTTCTTTCGGGATGCGGCGGCGGGCATGACACGGCAGGAAATCGGGCAACTCGGCGCGTTGTTTATGGACCTTGGGGATCCGTTTTACACTGTTCTGATTGCCAAAACCGCTGTGCAAGGTGATCTTTTGGTGCAGGACGCATACTTCCCCGTGCACCCGATGGCGGACCTCGACCTGCCTGTCGAACCCGCGCTCGCACTTGCGATTGCGCGTCAGGAATCCGAATTTCGCACCGATGCGGGCAGCAGTGTCGGCGCGCTGGGCCTGATGCAATTGATGCCCGCCACCGCACAAGAGGTCGCGGGCTGGCTAGATATGCCCTACAGTCTTAGCCGTTTGACGACGGATTGGGCCTATAACACAACCCTCGGGTCAGAATACCTCGCGTATTTGACGCGCGAATTTGGCAATTCCCCCGTGATGATCGCGGCAAGCTATAACGCTGGCCCCAGCCGCCCGAAATCTTGGATAACGGAGCGTGGCGATCCGCGCCTCAGTGTGCTGAACCCCGATCCAGTGGACGTCATTGACTGGATTGAACACATCCCGTTTCGCGAAACCCGCAACTACGTCATGCGCGTCACCGAAGGCATTCCGGTCTATCGTGCGCGGCTAACAGGCCAGATTGGCCCTGTGCGGTTTATGGATATTCTTGTTGGCGAAGCGCCCGTGATCCGCCCCGTCGCGCGACCCTCACGGACAGTCGATGCCATTCTTGAAGCCGCGCCAACCCAGCTGCGCCCGCCGGTTCGTCGCGCTGGAGAGGTCGAACCTGTGCCACCAACAGGCCCGCAACCCACGCGACCTGTCGCCCGCGCCAATGACTAG
- the mnmD gene encoding tRNA (5-methylaminomethyl-2-thiouridine)(34)-methyltransferase MnmD translates to MTDQRASVEWRDGIVPVSVLFDDPYYSIDDGVAETQHVFLGGNELPARFHSGFHVAELGFGTGLNFLVTLAAWRAAGGAGKLHFTSFEAYPMQVTEMLRALQAFPDLPIDVFATDSGADVLAPALHGPDFELTVVVGDARDTLADWNGHADAWYLDGFSPAKNPELWEDTLLAQVAAHTVSGGTVATYTAAGFVRRGLAGAGFTVSRVQGFGRKRHMTRGVLS, encoded by the coding sequence ATGACAGACCAGCGGGCGAGCGTGGAATGGCGCGACGGAATCGTGCCTGTATCAGTGCTATTTGATGACCCGTATTATTCGATCGATGATGGGGTCGCGGAAACGCAGCACGTTTTTTTGGGCGGCAATGAGTTGCCAGCACGGTTTCACAGCGGGTTTCATGTGGCCGAACTGGGTTTTGGCACGGGGCTGAACTTTCTGGTGACGCTGGCCGCGTGGCGGGCCGCGGGGGGTGCCGGTAAGCTGCATTTTACCAGTTTTGAGGCCTATCCGATGCAAGTGACCGAGATGCTGCGCGCCCTGCAGGCATTTCCCGACCTGCCGATTGATGTTTTTGCCACCGATTCGGGCGCGGACGTGCTGGCGCCTGCGTTGCACGGGCCAGATTTTGAATTGACGGTTGTTGTCGGGGATGCGCGTGACACGCTGGCTGATTGGAACGGACATGCGGATGCGTGGTATCTGGACGGGTTTTCACCTGCCAAGAATCCAGAACTCTGGGAGGACACATTGCTGGCGCAGGTCGCAGCACACACGGTCAGCGGCGGCACTGTTGCGACGTATACGGCCGCCGGATTTGTGCGGCGCGGGCTTGCGGGCGCCGGTTTCACGGTCAGTCGTGTGCAAGGGTTCGGACGCAAGCGGCATATGACGCGCGGGGTGCTGTCGTGA
- a CDS encoding FAS1-like dehydratase domain-containing protein produces MTEHSTATQTLTDVMDPARARALQATLGMEQTIESGSALPPFFHHIYFWDPQPPENLGRDGHPAIGGFVPDMGLPRRMWAAGRLMFHGPLMAGAVAEKTSVIEGVTRKTGRSGPLAFVRIRHDIRQRGTVALTEWQDLVYREDGGEPPAHPDARTDETQSEVVSFDTTALFRYSALTFNGHRIHYDRPYACRVEKYDGLVVHGPLLAQHLMLMGARQLGKPITEVTYRATAPLTLPHSATLCWADGAAWVRGPNGEQCMQAQMR; encoded by the coding sequence ATGACAGAACACAGCACAGCGACGCAAACCCTGACCGATGTCATGGACCCCGCACGTGCGCGGGCATTGCAGGCGACGTTGGGGATGGAACAAACCATTGAAAGTGGCAGCGCGTTGCCGCCGTTCTTTCATCATATCTATTTCTGGGATCCGCAGCCGCCTGAGAACCTCGGGCGTGACGGGCATCCCGCAATTGGCGGGTTTGTTCCAGATATGGGGCTACCGCGACGGATGTGGGCCGCGGGGCGGTTGATGTTTCACGGCCCGCTGATGGCGGGTGCTGTGGCTGAAAAGACGTCAGTGATTGAAGGCGTGACGCGTAAGACGGGGCGGTCCGGACCGCTGGCATTCGTGCGGATTCGCCATGATATTCGCCAACGCGGGACCGTCGCGCTGACGGAATGGCAGGATTTGGTCTATCGCGAAGACGGTGGTGAGCCGCCAGCCCACCCTGACGCAAGGACAGATGAGACGCAGTCTGAAGTGGTGAGTTTCGACACCACAGCGTTGTTTCGATATTCCGCGCTGACGTTCAACGGACACCGCATTCATTATGATCGCCCCTATGCATGCAGGGTCGAAAAATATGATGGTCTGGTCGTGCATGGGCCATTGCTGGCACAGCACCTGATGCTTATGGGCGCGCGCCAGTTGGGTAAACCAATAACCGAGGTTACGTACCGCGCGACGGCGCCGCTGACCTTGCCGCATTCCGCAACGTTGTGTTGGGCGGATGGGGCGGCATGGGTGCGCGGGCCAAATGGAGAGCAGTGCATGCAAGCCCAGATGCGCTAG
- a CDS encoding NAD(P)/FAD-dependent oxidoreductase yields MATVDVTVRGAGVFGLSVAWACLTAGATVRVIDPNGVGSGASGGIVGALAPHVPEQWNPKKAFQLESLLMAENWWGEVDVAGGLASGYGRTGRLQPIASEAGVALAKDRIAGAMTHWQDRAIWEIIQAPSAFAPHSLTGLYIHDTLTARLHPAQGCAALAAAVLARGGEVVMDAPDEGAVVWATGWQGLEHLTNQHTRMVGAGIKGQAVLLDYDARTSPQLFVDGLHIIPHADGTTAIGSTTEREFDDPTSTDTQCDALVAKARAAVPVLQDAHEICRWAGVRPRARTRAPMLGAHPFRNGEFIANGGFKIGFGMAPLAADKLAQFILRGDNTIPTDFDPQASL; encoded by the coding sequence ATGGCAACGGTAGATGTAACTGTGCGCGGGGCAGGGGTGTTTGGCTTATCCGTCGCGTGGGCTTGCCTTACAGCAGGCGCAACCGTGCGCGTGATTGATCCAAATGGCGTCGGTTCAGGCGCATCCGGCGGAATCGTCGGCGCATTGGCGCCGCACGTGCCAGAACAATGGAACCCGAAAAAGGCGTTTCAACTGGAAAGCCTGCTCATGGCGGAAAACTGGTGGGGTGAGGTCGATGTGGCTGGAGGACTTGCATCGGGGTACGGGCGCACGGGGCGACTACAACCCATCGCAAGTGAGGCGGGCGTCGCGCTTGCCAAAGACCGCATCGCAGGTGCGATGACCCACTGGCAGGACCGCGCGATCTGGGAAATCATCCAAGCCCCCTCCGCCTTTGCCCCGCACTCCCTGACTGGCCTCTATATTCATGACACCCTCACGGCGCGTCTGCATCCGGCGCAAGGCTGCGCCGCTTTGGCAGCGGCAGTCTTGGCGCGCGGCGGGGAAGTTGTGATGGATGCGCCAGACGAAGGTGCCGTTGTCTGGGCGACGGGGTGGCAGGGCCTTGAACACCTGACCAATCAACACACACGCATGGTCGGCGCGGGCATAAAAGGCCAAGCGGTGCTGCTGGATTATGATGCCCGCACATCGCCGCAATTGTTCGTCGATGGGCTGCACATCATCCCCCACGCGGATGGCACCACCGCGATCGGGTCAACCACGGAACGCGAATTCGACGATCCAACCAGCACTGACACGCAATGTGACGCACTTGTCGCCAAAGCCCGCGCTGCAGTTCCTGTCCTGCAAGATGCCCACGAAATCTGTCGCTGGGCAGGCGTGCGACCGCGCGCGCGCACCCGCGCCCCGATGCTTGGGGCCCATCCGTTTCGAAACGGTGAATTTATTGCCAATGGTGGCTTCAAGATCGGCTTCGGGATGGCACCGCTGGCGGCGGATAAACTGGCTCAATTCATCCTGAGGGGTGACAACACAATTCCAACGGACTTTGATCCGCAAGCGAGTCTTTAG
- a CDS encoding thiamine pyrophosphate-binding protein gives MQRPMTRHGGQILVDQLVRFGVRRVFSVPGESFLAALDGLYDAGIDNIVCRQEGGVAMMADAYGKMTGQPGVAFVTRGPGATNASAGVHIAMQDSTPMILFVGQIRAEDRDREAFQEVDYKAMFGGLCKWVTEVNHTARLHEYIARAFHVATSGRPGPVVLALPEDMLSALADVGDTDGPIAKLAPDLTHVAADALHWLSGFKRPLVVVGGPHWSPQAAIDLASFAKVQNLPVALGFRRQDYLDNRHPNYAGDLNVGVNPKLAQRVRDADALLVIGSRLGDIETQGYSLIDPANPHCAILHVHADANEHGHVYQPDLAVTADAVSFIRALSKLPASRTDWIDWTKSARADYDTWKTPHETPGDVKLEQVITWLSDTLPDDAILTNGAGNYAAFLHRYFVYKQHGTQLAPTSGSMGYGFPAAISASIEYPDRTVVCLAGDGCFQMTCNELSTAAQHGATPIVVVVNNGRYGTIRMHQEKHYPGRVSGTILANPDFAALARAYGGHGETVTKTADFADAFNRAQSSGTLAVIELVVSEDALSTSLTLSGLAAP, from the coding sequence ATGCAACGCCCCATGACACGACACGGCGGTCAAATCCTTGTCGATCAGCTGGTTCGCTTCGGCGTGCGGCGGGTATTTTCTGTTCCCGGCGAAAGTTTCCTCGCCGCGCTCGACGGTCTGTATGACGCGGGCATCGACAATATCGTTTGCCGTCAAGAGGGCGGCGTTGCGATGATGGCGGACGCCTACGGTAAAATGACGGGCCAGCCCGGTGTCGCCTTTGTTACCCGTGGCCCCGGTGCCACAAATGCCAGCGCGGGCGTTCATATCGCGATGCAGGACAGCACGCCGATGATCCTTTTCGTCGGTCAAATCCGCGCTGAGGACCGCGACCGTGAGGCGTTCCAAGAGGTTGATTACAAAGCGATGTTCGGCGGCTTGTGCAAATGGGTGACTGAGGTGAACCACACCGCCCGCCTCCACGAATACATTGCCCGCGCGTTTCATGTCGCAACGTCTGGCCGCCCCGGTCCGGTGGTTCTGGCGCTGCCCGAAGACATGCTGTCGGCCCTTGCAGATGTTGGCGACACCGACGGACCCATCGCCAAACTCGCCCCCGATCTGACACATGTCGCGGCGGACGCGCTGCACTGGCTGAGCGGGTTCAAACGCCCCCTCGTCGTCGTCGGTGGTCCGCATTGGTCACCGCAAGCCGCCATTGATCTGGCCAGCTTCGCGAAAGTGCAAAACCTGCCTGTCGCGCTGGGCTTTCGACGGCAAGACTACCTCGACAATCGTCACCCAAACTATGCAGGCGATCTGAATGTCGGGGTGAACCCAAAACTGGCGCAGCGCGTGCGTGACGCCGATGCGTTGCTCGTGATCGGCTCGCGCCTTGGTGACATCGAAACCCAAGGCTACAGCCTGATCGACCCTGCAAACCCCCATTGCGCGATTTTGCATGTCCATGCCGATGCCAATGAACACGGCCACGTCTATCAACCCGACCTTGCCGTTACCGCCGACGCGGTTTCGTTCATCCGCGCGCTGTCAAAATTGCCTGCATCAAGAACTGACTGGATCGATTGGACCAAATCCGCGCGCGCCGACTACGACACATGGAAAACACCCCATGAAACCCCCGGTGATGTTAAGCTGGAACAGGTCATCACGTGGCTGTCCGACACCCTACCTGACGATGCAATTCTGACCAACGGAGCGGGCAACTACGCCGCCTTCCTGCACCGCTATTTCGTCTACAAACAACACGGCACACAGCTCGCCCCGACGTCTGGCTCAATGGGCTATGGCTTTCCCGCCGCCATATCGGCCTCAATCGAATATCCTGACCGCACAGTGGTTTGCCTCGCGGGGGACGGTTGTTTCCAGATGACCTGCAACGAACTTTCGACCGCCGCGCAGCACGGTGCCACACCCATCGTCGTGGTGGTTAATAACGGGCGCTACGGCACGATCCGCATGCATCAGGAAAAACACTATCCGGGTCGCGTGTCTGGCACGATACTCGCCAATCCCGACTTCGCAGCCCTCGCCCGCGCCTACGGCGGCCACGGCGAAACCGTAACGAAAACCGCAGACTTCGCCGATGCTTTCAACCGCGCACAATCCAGCGGCACCCTCGCGGTGATTGAACTGGTCGTCAGCGAAGACGCGCTATCGACCAGTCTGACACTCAGCGGGCTTGCCGCGCCCTAG